One window of the Eucalyptus grandis isolate ANBG69807.140 chromosome 8, ASM1654582v1, whole genome shotgun sequence genome contains the following:
- the LOC104456719 gene encoding uncharacterized protein LOC104456719, producing MDGYGSYGGGGDRRMEIVSGKGLGACHRPYSPTTHHPPPPPMPARDSWSGHHGGGAAAAAAAKPWGFTDPEMKRKKRIARYKAYTVEGRVKASLRRGFQWIKNRCSQIVHGY from the coding sequence ATGGACGGGTACGGATCctacggcggcggcggcgacaggAGGATGGAGATCGTGAGCGGGAAGGGGCTCGGCGCGTGCCACCGGCCGTACTCGCCGACGACCCACcaccccccgccgccgccgatgcCGGCTAGGGATAGCTGGTCGGGCCACcacggcggcggggcggcggcggcggcggcggcgaagccGTGGGGGTTCACGGACCCGGAGATGAAGCGGAAGAAGCGGATCGCCCGGTACAAGGCGTACACGGTGGAGGGCCGGGTGAAGGCGTCGCTACGGCGGGGGTTCCAGTGGATCAAGAACAGGTGCTCCCAGATCGTGCACGGCTACTGA